A single genomic interval of Agarivorans aestuarii harbors:
- a CDS encoding catalase — protein sequence MKNVLIKSPLVACLFGLSINAANANDLYKEMGITKPEQEAIMSAINSAREISKRAEQYNGLPYRRDAHAKATGCARATFSVNPGIPERFKAGLFAQDNHQYQAWIRFSNGDMLVQADSKGDARGMAVKVMNVPGKAIAPELGESHNQDFIMTNTPAFFNRNIFDYADDMTYLAKFQRTKWFISLFPPRLHPKQFYRAIQTVSSVIDTPLEAQYFSMLPYRLGHNTIKFSTKPCAGMTFPKNVDKSNPDYLSTQLETQLANGGACFEFMVQEKLPGYYMPVDDATAIWSEKASPFITIATINIPPQHLYSEQQQQFCENISMNPWRAVEGWEPISSLNKARRVVYQAVSKYRHQQNKAATPEPNSWCLAEDGESCDPQQGLVVSKPTWPLPRCFDRYAEPIDGESLNSNCK from the coding sequence ATGAAAAACGTACTGATTAAATCACCTTTAGTCGCTTGCTTGTTTGGTTTAAGCATAAACGCCGCTAATGCCAACGACTTGTATAAGGAAATGGGCATCACTAAGCCCGAGCAAGAAGCGATTATGTCGGCGATAAACTCAGCTCGAGAAATTTCCAAGCGTGCTGAACAATATAATGGTTTACCCTATCGCCGTGATGCACACGCCAAAGCAACCGGCTGTGCTCGCGCTACCTTTTCGGTAAACCCCGGTATACCTGAGCGCTTTAAAGCTGGATTGTTTGCTCAAGATAATCACCAGTACCAAGCGTGGATCCGTTTCTCAAACGGTGACATGTTGGTACAGGCTGATAGCAAGGGTGATGCTCGAGGCATGGCGGTTAAAGTGATGAATGTGCCAGGTAAAGCCATAGCGCCAGAGTTAGGCGAAAGTCATAACCAAGATTTTATTATGACCAATACCCCCGCCTTCTTTAATCGCAATATATTCGATTACGCAGACGACATGACCTATCTGGCTAAATTTCAGCGTACCAAGTGGTTCATTAGTTTATTCCCACCGAGGCTGCACCCGAAACAGTTCTACCGGGCGATTCAAACTGTATCCTCAGTTATTGATACGCCTCTAGAAGCGCAATATTTTTCAATGCTGCCTTACCGCTTAGGTCATAACACCATTAAGTTTTCCACCAAGCCTTGTGCTGGAATGACTTTTCCTAAAAACGTTGATAAATCAAACCCCGACTACTTAAGTACCCAACTAGAGACTCAGTTGGCAAATGGTGGTGCTTGTTTTGAATTTATGGTGCAAGAAAAGCTTCCGGGCTATTACATGCCGGTAGATGACGCAACAGCGATTTGGTCAGAAAAGGCCTCACCGTTTATCACCATTGCCACCATTAATATTCCACCGCAACATTTGTACAGCGAACAGCAGCAACAGTTTTGTGAAAACATCTCTATGAACCCTTGGCGCGCAGTGGAGGGCTGGGAGCCGATAAGCAGTTTAAATAAAGCCCGACGAGTGGTTTATCAAGCGGTTTCTAAATACCGTCATCAGCAAAACAAAGCTGCCACTCCAGAGCCTAACTCTTGGTGCTTAGCTGAAGACGGTGAAAGCTGCGATCCTCAGCAAGGTTTGGTAGTAAGCAAACCAACCTGGCCTCTGCCTCGCTGTTTTGACCGATATGCCGAACCGATTGATGGCGAAAGCTTAAACAGCAACTGTAAGTAA